A single genomic interval of Musa acuminata AAA Group cultivar baxijiao chromosome BXJ3-4, Cavendish_Baxijiao_AAA, whole genome shotgun sequence harbors:
- the LOC103981986 gene encoding geraniol 8-hydroxylase-like, whose protein sequence is MESSLWLLLSLGVSVLFLLLLLSRATKRSSKSGGHQLPPGPTPIPVVGNLFELGDKPHRSLARLAKLYSPVMTLRLGQVTTVFVSSPEMAGEILQKNDAVFSSRWIPEAVRVLAHSEASMVWLPPCQRWRNLRRICKTQLFTAQRLDSYQSLRREKVQELMQYISDSTSKGLLVHVGRVAFSTTLNLISRTVFSVDLVDLYAESAQEFKQVVEGITEEAGRANLSDYFPLLAKLDPQGIRRRSTKYFKRLHDIFDEQIDRRLHRERDGTTARNDFLDELLEHQVQGDGTKFDRQALKSLFSDIFVAGSDTSSRTVEWAMAELLRNPRTMAKVREEIGRVIGFARAVEEADIGSLPYLQATVKETLRLHPPVPLLLPRLAEATVELHGYEIPEGTRVLINVWAIGRDSSTWTEPEEFLPERFLNREVDFRGRDLELIPFGAGRRICPGLPLAYRMVHLMLASMLQRFEWRLPEGVEPGDLDMEEKFGLTLIMASPLKAMAVPTKCC, encoded by the exons ATGGAGTCCTCTCTGTGGCTGCTTCTTTCTCTCGGTGTCTccgtcctttttcttcttcttcttctttctagaGCCACAAAGAGGTCATCGAAGTCCGGCGGTCACCAGCTTCCACCTGGGCCGACTCCAATTCCAGTTGTCGGCAACCTGTTCGAGCTCGGCGACAAACCCCACCGTTCCCTCGCCCGCCTCGCCAAGCTCTATTCCCCAGTCATGACCCTCCGCCTCGGTCAAGTGACCACCGTGTTCGTCTCCTCCCCGGAAATGGCAGGAGAAATCCTGCAGAAGAACGATGCAGTGTTCTCCAGTCGCTGGATCCCAGAAGCTGTTCGCGTGTTGGCCCACAGCGAGGCCTCCATGGTGTGGCTTCCGCCGTGCCAACGATGGCGGAACCTACGTAGAATCTGTAAAACCCAGCTCTTTACTGCACAAAGACTCGACAGCTACCAGTCCCTTCGGCGCGAAAAGGTACAGGAACTGATGCAGTACATCTCTGACAGCACGTCCAAGGGCTTGTTGGTTCACGTCGGGCGCGTGGCGTTCAGCACCACGCTGAATTTAATTTCTCGCACCGTCTTCTCCGTGGATCTCGTCGATCTCTACGCGGAGTCCGCGCAAGAATTCAAGCAAGTGGTGGAGGGGATCACGGAGGAAGCTGGGCGGGCGAACCTGTCCGATTACTTCCCACTGCTCGCAAAGCTCGACCCGCAGGGCATTCGTCGCCGTTCCACCAAATACTTCAAGAGGCTGCATGACATCTTCGATGAGCAAATAGATCGGCGGCTACACAGGGAACGAGATGGAACCACCGCCCGCAATGATTTCCTGGATGAGCTCCTCGAACACCAAGTGCAGGGAGACGGCACCAAGTTCGATCGACAAGCACTGAAATCTTTATTTTCG GACATATTTGTGGCGGGGAGCGACACGAGCTCGAGAACCGTGGAATGGGCTATGGCGGAGCTGCTTCGTAATCCCCGGACCATGGCGAAAGTGCGTGAGGAGATCGGCCGAGTTATCGGCTTCGCAAGAGCAGTGGAGGAAGCGGACATCGGTTCACTCCCCTACCTGCAAGCCACGGTCAAGGAGACGCTGCGTCTGCACCCACCGGTGCCACTTCTGCTGCCTCGCTTAGCAGAAGCCACCGTGGAGCTGCACGGCTACGAGATACCGGAGGGCACGCGGGTACTCATCAACGTCTGGGCGATCGGGCGAGACAGCAGCACGTGGACGGAGCCGGAGGAGTTCTTGCCGGAGAGGTTCTTGAACAGGGAGGTGGACTTCAGGGGCCGCGACTTGGAGCTCATACCGTTCGGAGCGGGACGGCGGATCTGCCCCGGACTGCCATTGGCGTACCGGATGGTGCACCTCATGCTGGCGTCCATGCTGCAGAGGTTCGAGTGGAGGCTGCCGGAAGGGGTAGAGCCAGGGGATTTGGACATGGAGGAGAAGTTTGGACTCACCTTGATCATGGCTTCTCCGCTCAAAGCTATGGCCGTCCCCACTAAATGCTGTTAG
- the LOC135637088 gene encoding UDP-glucuronate 4-epimerase 3-like has product MMDSLPSAPGKFKMDKPQYHYHHHHHPRQLTLRWHHYPLVSKVAVWSFLVIALLVAFFFLSPTTPNSSSTSGRRSLRNAAPWGGPAWEKCVRSSARVRRSGGISVLVTGAAGFVGTHVSTALKRRGDGVLGLDNFNDYYDPSLKRARQALLDRAGVFVVEGDVNDGPLLHKLFDVVPFTHVMHLAAQAGVRYAMTNPSSYVHSNVAGLVSVLEVAKSADPQPAVVWASSSSVYGLNSHVPFSEVDRTDRPASLYAATKKAGEEIAHVYNHIYGLAITGLRFFTVYGPWGRPDMAYFFFTRDILRSKPISIFEGPGHATVARDFTYIDDIVSGCLAALDNAGKSTGSGGKKRGSAPLRVYNLGNTSPVPVSHLVSILEQLLKVKAVRNVVKMPRNGDVQFTHANISLAQRELGYHPTTGLNTGLKKFVRWYLGYYPTSSSKKGSRGGSSSAL; this is encoded by the coding sequence ATGATGGATAGCCTGCCGTCCGCCCCTGGCAAGTTCAAGATGGACAAGCCCCAGTATCactatcaccaccaccaccacccgcgTCAGCTCACCCTCCGGTGGCATCACTACCCGCTCGTCTCCAAGGTCGCAGTCTGGTCTTTCCTCGTCATCGCCCTCCTAgtcgccttcttcttcctctcaccCACCACCCCCAACTCCTCCTCCACCTCTGGGCGTCGCTCCCTCCGTAACGCCGCCCCGTGGGGCGGCCCCGCCTGGGAGAAGTGCGTGCGCTCCTCCGCCCGCGTCCGCCGCTCCGGCGGCATCTCCGTCCTCGTCACTGGCGCCGCCGGCTTCGTGGGTACCCACGTCTCTACCGCGCTCAAGCGCCGCGGCGACGGCGTCCTTGGGCTCGACAACTTCAACGACTACTACGACCCCTCCCTCAAGCGCGCCCGCCAGGCCCTCCTCGACCGCGCGGGTGTCTTCGTCGTCGAGGGCGACGTCAACGACGGCCCTCTCCTCCACAAGCTGTTCGACGTGGTGCCCTTCACCCATGTGATGCACCTGGCCGCGCAGGCCGGCGTCCGTTACGCCATGACCAATCCGTCCTCCTACGTCCACTCCAATGTCGCCGGGCTCGTGTCGGTGCTCGAGGTCGCCAAGTCAGCGGACCCGCAGCCCGCCGTTGTTTGGGCTTCGTCGTCTTCCGTCTACGGCCTCAACTCCCACGTGCCCTTCTCGGAGGTTGACCGCACTGACCGGCCGGCCTCCCTCTACGCCGCCACCAAGAAGGCAGGCGAGGAAATCGCCCATGTCTACAACCACATTTATGGACTCGCCATCACCGGCCTCCGCTTCTTCACTGTCTACGGCCCCTGGGGGCGCCCCGACATGGCCTACTTCTTCTTCACGAGAGACATCCTCCGCAGCAAGCCGATTTCCATCTTTGAAGGCCCAGGTCATGCCACCGTTGCCCGTGATTTTACCTACATTGATGACATCGTGAGCGGTTGTCTTGCGGCTCTCGACAATGCTGGGAAGAGCACCGGTAGCGGCGGCAAGAAGCGGGGGTCTGCGCCGCTCCGCGTCTACAACCTCGGCAATACGTCCCCAGTCCCCGTGTCTCATCTCGTGTCTATCCTGGAGCAACTCTTAAAGGTCAAGGCCGTCCGCAATGTCGTCAAAATGCCACGGAATGGAGATGTACAGTTTACTCATGCCAACATCAGCCTTGCGCAGCGGGAGCTCGGGTATCATCCGACCACCGGTCTGAACACTGGCCTCAAGAAGTTCGTCCGGTGGTACCTTGGGTACTACCCTACTTCCTCGAGTAAAAAGGGATCAAGAGGTGGCAGCAGCAGTGCTCTCTAG